GAGGCGCTCCCGGAGGGCGGCCTCCTCATCACCTGCGACGTCGACCCCGAGGCCACGGATGTGGCCCGCGGCTTCTTCGCGCGCAGCCCCCACGGGCGCAAAATCGACCTGCGCATGGGGCCCGCCCTGGACACGCTGAAGACGCTCCAGGCCCCGTTCGACCTGGCGTTCATCGACGCGGACAAGCCGAACTATGCCGCGTATTGGGACGCGGTGCTGCCGCTGCTGCGGCCCGGCGGGCTCATCGTCGCGGACAACGTGCTGTGGTCGGGCCGGGTGCTCAAGCCGGAGGCGCCCAGTGACCACGCCATCGTGGACTTCAACGCGAAGGTGACCGCGGACCCTCGCGTGGAGCACGTGTTGTTGACGGTGCGCGACGGGATGATGCTCGCGCGCAAGCGCTGACTCAGTAGCGGCTCAGGAAGCGCTCCAGCCCGGGGCGCAGCGCCTCGCGCTGGGCGATGCACAGGTCCACGCGCTCCAGCGACTGCGCCAGGGCGCGCTCGCCGCCCTCGACGGCGGAGGCGTGGGGCGCGAAGAACGTGGCGAGCCGTTCCCGGCTTTCGGTGTCGCAGAAGAAGCCGCCCGTGCTGAGCAGCCACGGCGCGATGTCCCGGGGCAGCCGGTCCCGAAGCGCTTCGAAGTTCGAGGTCAGGAAGTCCAGGGCCCCCGCGCGGGTGGGCAACTCCTCGAACTGTCGGAAGAGGAGGGGCAGCGCCTCCCGCGTATCCACGTCCGGCGCCAACAGCAGCTCCAGACTGGCCCGCGCGAGCGGGGCGTCGTGGAAGCCGCCCAGGGCGGAGAAGAGCAGCTCCCGTTCGCGGACCTCGGTCGTCGCGCGCAGGGCCTCGAGCAGGTGCTGGTGCAACGCCGCGTCGCCTCCAGCCGTCGCCGCGCTGAGCACCGCATTCGCCGAGTCCATGGGCAGGGAGCGCCGGTCCTTCAGCCAGCGCAGCGCGAGCTCCCGCGCCTCCGCGCGCAACTGCGCGTCCTCTCCGGCCTTCGTCACCATCCACACCAGCCAGGGGCGCAACATGCGGAGGTCCTCGCCCTCGCCCGTGCGAGGCATCAAGCCCAGCCGGCGTGCCTGTCCTCCGAAGAGGCTCTGGACGAAGCGCGCGCGGTTGGGCAGCGAGGCCTGGGGAACGAAGTCATCCCGCACGCTCGCGACCAGCTCCGCGGCGCCCATGACGAGGTCCGCGTCCTCCGGACGCAGCAGCCGCGAGGCCAGCGTGAGGGCCTGCGACACATCGAGGTCGCCGCTGGCCACCAGGGCCTGCGCGTCATCCATCAGCACGCGCCGCTCGGCCACCGTGAGCCCCTTGCCGGACTGGCGCATCAGCCGCTCCAGGGCGTCGCCGCGGAGCATCGCGTGGTAGTAGCCGCGCCCCTCCGCGTTGGGGTGGACCCAGTCCGGACAGGCCTTGGCGTCGTCCAGGTGCAAGGTGCCCGTGGGCTCCGAAAGCACCGTGCAGGCCCGGCCCTCGCGTCCCTTCGCGGCGTAGCGGACGCAGATGGGCACCTGCCAGGACGCTGTCTCTTCGCCCGCGCCAGGAGAGCCCAGCGGCAG
This genomic window from Myxococcus hansupus contains:
- a CDS encoding O-methyltransferase, whose amino-acid sequence is MPKLTLVPPEIEAYVDAHTTAPAPLFDELRDVTYSRMSSPQMQVGAVEGTFLRMLVALTGARRVLEIGTFTGYSALMMAEALPEGGLLITCDVDPEATDVARGFFARSPHGRKIDLRMGPALDTLKTLQAPFDLAFIDADKPNYAAYWDAVLPLLRPGGLIVADNVLWSGRVLKPEAPSDHAIVDFNAKVTADPRVEHVLLTVRDGMMLARKR